The stretch of DNA GAACCCTCGCCATGGAACTGAACGACGCGTTGAGAATTCCGCTGGCGCCGTCCGTCGTCTGGGACGCGCTGCAGGATGCCGCTCTGGTGCGCGCGAGTTTCGCGCACTGCGAGTCGTTCCACCGGCTGTCGCCGGGCGAATATGCGCTGACGTTCACCGTGCCGCTCGGCCCGCTGCGCGCGCGCTACGAGGTGCGCGCACACATCGCGCACGACGTCGAGCAGCCGCTGCCGATGCCGCAGACGCCGCGGCGGATACTGAGTTTTCGCGCGCGGGCGGACGGGATCGGCTCGCTGCGCGGCCAGATCGATGTGGCGCTGCGGGCCGAAGAGGACGAGGCAGAGGCGGACGGCGGCCAGCGCACGCGGATCGACTATTCGGTATGGGCCACGCTGACCGGGCCGCTCGCCGAACTGCCGCCGCGCCAGATCGAAAACGCGCTGCACGGACTGGCGGACGACTTTTTCACCGAGTTCTGCGCGGTCGTCGAGGCGAAGCACGGGCAGGGGCCGAACCGCGTGAGCGATGCGCCGCCGCGCCGGCAGCACGTGTTCCTTCGGCCGATCAGCATGGCCGGCATTGCGCGGCGCGCGCATCTGCTGCCGGGGCAGTACGGC from Paraburkholderia caballeronis encodes:
- a CDS encoding CoxG family protein; this translates as MELNDALRIPLAPSVVWDALQDAALVRASFAHCESFHRLSPGEYALTFTVPLGPLRARYEVRAHIAHDVEQPLPMPQTPRRILSFRARADGIGSLRGQIDVALRAEEDEAEADGGQRTRIDYSVWATLTGPLAELPPRQIENALHGLADDFFTEFCAVVEAKHGQGPNRVSDAPPRRQHVFLRPISMAGIARRAHLLPGQYGNTLSGRAAGMLPHEPTPHAVPYWAWAAMIFFVALLLYFARRLTS